A genomic stretch from Edaphobacter aggregans includes:
- a CDS encoding ATP-binding protein, giving the protein MTFTLDSSLDSVNKIEQIAEQYASRAGFDEDTIPHIAMAVREAAVNAVLHGNAYDPHKHITAAFETTSDALTIRITDQGPGLDPDTLPDPLAPENILRGSGRGIFLIRAFMDEVHFRQLHPGTELTLIKHRTPAQSGT; this is encoded by the coding sequence ATGACCTTTACCCTTGACTCGTCCCTCGATAGCGTCAACAAGATTGAGCAGATCGCAGAGCAATACGCCTCGCGGGCCGGATTCGACGAAGACACCATCCCTCACATCGCCATGGCCGTGCGCGAGGCAGCCGTCAACGCCGTCCTCCACGGCAATGCCTACGACCCTCACAAGCACATCACGGCCGCATTCGAGACAACCTCTGACGCGCTCACGATCCGAATTACCGATCAGGGCCCAGGCCTCGACCCGGACACCCTCCCCGACCCCCTCGCGCCAGAAAATATCCTCCGAGGCTCCGGTCGCGGCATCTTTCTGATACGAGCCTTCATGGATGAGGTACACTTTCGGCAGCTACACCCTGGCACCGAACTGACCCTCATCAAGCATCGCACACCCGCGCAGTCGGGGACTTAA
- a CDS encoding magnesium transporter MgtE N-terminal domain-containing protein, with product MTKHDNHKTTSIASLMGTPVVDATGSAVGHVREFAVAPSVNASHVYGLVLKLVASKRGDRPSFVYVNELCHTPSGAIQLREGAIPAPLSDDETYLLLERDLLDQQIIDVHGRKVVRVNDVNLTWEPAQEDSPDLSLRIAEVEVGMRGAVRRLLKGLPATTVERLADRFSPSVIPWDFVDLIDPERRVRLKIDQDRLSQMHPSDIADILEELAPAERQALFESLDEEVAAEALEEIKPKMQQSLIESLGSEQIAGIVEEMDPGAAADLLAELPEERSEAILEEMDPEERQEVEELLEFEGDSAAGRMTTEYIALPVTSSVGDAVQAFRDFEGDIEIITDVYLLDADERITGIIPVARLLLAAPESVLDELPHGHLVTCDADAHGRKVAELFDKYNLHSLPVVDRDKRLVGVVHAEQVIALLRAQH from the coding sequence GTGACCAAGCATGACAATCACAAGACGACGAGCATCGCCTCGCTGATGGGGACTCCGGTGGTCGATGCGACGGGGAGTGCGGTCGGCCATGTGCGCGAGTTTGCCGTGGCTCCTTCGGTCAATGCGTCGCATGTTTACGGTCTTGTGCTCAAGCTGGTCGCGAGCAAGCGCGGTGATCGGCCTTCCTTTGTTTACGTCAATGAACTGTGCCACACGCCGTCGGGTGCGATTCAGCTTCGAGAGGGCGCTATTCCCGCGCCGCTGTCCGATGACGAGACTTATCTTTTGCTCGAACGCGACCTGCTTGACCAGCAGATCATCGACGTTCATGGGCGCAAAGTCGTTCGCGTCAATGACGTTAATCTGACATGGGAGCCAGCCCAGGAGGACAGTCCTGACCTCTCGCTGCGTATTGCCGAGGTCGAAGTCGGGATGCGTGGAGCGGTTCGTCGTCTGCTGAAGGGCTTGCCAGCCACTACAGTCGAACGTCTCGCGGATCGCTTCAGCCCCAGCGTGATTCCCTGGGACTTCGTGGACCTGATCGACCCCGAGCGTCGCGTTCGGCTCAAGATCGATCAGGATCGACTATCTCAGATGCACCCGTCTGATATCGCCGATATCCTCGAAGAGTTGGCTCCTGCGGAACGGCAGGCACTATTTGAGAGCCTTGACGAGGAGGTCGCTGCCGAGGCTCTCGAAGAGATCAAACCGAAGATGCAACAGTCGCTTATCGAGTCGCTGGGCTCCGAGCAGATTGCGGGCATCGTCGAGGAGATGGATCCAGGCGCAGCAGCGGACCTGCTTGCTGAACTGCCTGAAGAGCGTTCGGAGGCCATTCTCGAAGAGATGGATCCAGAAGAGCGCCAAGAAGTTGAGGAACTGCTCGAGTTCGAGGGGGACTCTGCTGCAGGCCGGATGACCACTGAGTACATTGCTTTGCCCGTGACCTCTTCTGTGGGGGATGCTGTGCAGGCTTTCCGCGACTTTGAGGGTGATATCGAGATCATCACTGACGTCTACCTGCTTGATGCTGACGAACGCATCACTGGAATCATTCCGGTTGCCCGGCTGCTGCTGGCGGCTCCTGAGTCTGTCCTCGACGAACTGCCGCACGGCCATCTGGTTACCTGCGATGCGGACGCTCACGGCCGCAAGGTTGCGGAGCTCTTCGATAAATACAACCTTCATTCACTGCCTGTTGTCGACCGTGACAAACGTCTTGTGGGTGTCGTTCACGCTGAGCAGGTCATCGCGCTGCTGCGGGCCCAGCATTAG
- a CDS encoding response regulator — protein MIDCLPTATRIGLVDDDLSVRKAMSRLFRARGSECVTYESAEAALADPELLQIHCLILDIELPEMNGFELRDRLIELGSPIPHLFVTAHSESDFADWSVRIGDSPYLRKPVDENQLISLINKVIT, from the coding sequence ATGATCGACTGTCTTCCAACTGCGACGCGCATTGGATTGGTCGATGATGACCTTTCTGTACGCAAAGCTATGAGCCGCTTGTTCCGGGCTCGTGGCTCTGAGTGTGTCACGTACGAATCCGCGGAAGCTGCATTAGCTGATCCCGAACTGTTGCAGATACATTGCCTCATTCTTGATATTGAACTTCCAGAGATGAATGGCTTTGAACTGAGGGATCGCCTGATTGAACTAGGCTCGCCGATTCCGCATCTTTTTGTCACCGCACACTCTGAGTCCGACTTCGCCGATTGGAGTGTCCGAATCGGTGATAGCCCCTACTTGAGAAAGCCCGTAGATGAAAATCAATTGATTTCATTAATCAACAAGGTGATCACATAG
- a CDS encoding LPXTG cell wall anchor domain-containing protein codes for MNLKNSWAHIGPVLAVGTLCVVLTPSISAQVQTETETTHGKATHDVQVERGEVVMVSGNDLIVKKDDGQIVHIPNVPESARVNVDGKQLSVHELQPGMKLQRTITTTTTPQTVTTTQNVTGTVWHVTPPTSVILRLEDGTNQQFTIPRGQKFMINGRETDARDLRRGMTITATRIVEEPMTVVTHQREVTGTMPPPPPAPPANTPILIVVSRPTPAPAAAAEAEAPAKLPKTGSIVPSIGLLGIVFLGASFGLTMFRKLRAVA; via the coding sequence ATGAACTTAAAAAATAGCTGGGCACATATTGGGCCGGTGCTTGCGGTGGGGACTCTTTGCGTAGTCCTCACTCCTAGCATAAGCGCTCAGGTACAAACGGAAACCGAAACCACCCATGGAAAGGCTACGCATGATGTACAGGTCGAGCGCGGCGAGGTCGTCATGGTGTCGGGCAATGACCTTATCGTAAAGAAGGATGATGGTCAGATTGTGCACATTCCCAATGTCCCGGAAAGCGCCCGGGTCAATGTGGATGGAAAGCAGCTTAGTGTTCACGAGTTGCAACCGGGCATGAAGTTGCAACGCACAATCACGACGACAACGACTCCCCAAACCGTTACGACAACGCAAAACGTAACAGGAACCGTATGGCACGTCACCCCTCCAACCAGTGTGATCCTCCGGTTGGAAGATGGTACCAACCAGCAGTTCACTATCCCCAGGGGTCAGAAGTTCATGATCAATGGGCGGGAGACTGATGCTCGGGACTTGAGAAGGGGCATGACGATTACAGCTACCAGAATCGTCGAGGAGCCAATGACGGTGGTCACGCATCAGAGGGAAGTGACGGGCACGATGCCGCCGCCTCCACCTGCTCCCCCTGCAAACACTCCGATCCTGATCGTTGTGTCGCGACCGACACCAGCACCTGCAGCCGCTGCCGAGGCTGAGGCGCCGGCCAAGTTGCCTAAGACTGGATCGATTGTGCCTTCCATCGGGCTCCTGGGGATCGTGTTCCTGGGCGCGTCGTTTGGTTTGACGATGTTCCGGAAGTTACGCGCTGTGGCTTAG
- a CDS encoding class D sortase, which produces MKSYRRLERVLLIAGLALLIVSIVVRLNGLVMARAGVWSFEAHQSESADSAGGKPENSSLDFSLWSEKRVRAYKAALGMKFDAPLAVLAIPRIGLEVPVFDGTDDLILNRGAGRITGTAKPGQPGNIGIAAHRDGFFRGLKDIRVGDRIELRTQGDAALYAVDDIEIVQPTDVTVLRNRSSPSLTLVTCYPFYFVGDAPQRYIVHASIVDSDKTAASKFNSAVQKEKEHTQ; this is translated from the coding sequence ATGAAGTCTTATCGGCGACTCGAACGTGTCTTGTTGATTGCGGGTTTGGCCTTGCTAATAGTAAGCATCGTTGTGCGACTCAACGGGTTGGTGATGGCACGGGCCGGGGTCTGGAGTTTTGAAGCGCATCAATCGGAGTCGGCGGACTCTGCCGGCGGGAAGCCAGAGAATTCTTCGCTCGATTTCAGCCTTTGGTCGGAGAAACGAGTCCGCGCATACAAGGCTGCTTTGGGGATGAAGTTTGATGCGCCGTTGGCAGTTCTCGCTATTCCAAGGATAGGACTTGAAGTGCCTGTATTCGACGGAACTGACGATCTGATTCTCAACCGGGGAGCGGGCAGGATTACAGGAACAGCAAAGCCGGGTCAACCAGGAAATATCGGCATAGCCGCGCACCGCGATGGTTTCTTTCGCGGCCTGAAGGACATTCGCGTGGGGGATCGCATCGAACTTCGGACACAGGGTGATGCGGCCCTCTACGCAGTCGACGATATAGAGATCGTGCAGCCTACCGACGTAACCGTACTACGGAATCGTTCAAGCCCTTCACTCACTCTGGTGACTTGCTATCCGTTCTACTTCGTCGGGGATGCCCCGCAACGTTACATAGTCCATGCATCAATTGTGGATTCCGACAAAACCGCCGCGTCTAAATTCAATTCTGCAGTTCAGAAGGAAAAGGAGCATACACAATGA
- a CDS encoding MFS transporter, which translates to MSEEPAVIAAAKIDQRDSWKAMTIIGLGQGLMTFNVSALPISMSGIVGSFHVPPTAVGTVIVVHSLCVAAFVMLGAKLGQIYGSRTVFRVMSAVYAVSMVMTTFAPNIAVMLAAQAIAGVAAAAGVPTLVVLIANNYRGRQQGQALGLLGGITALAGMLAFFAAGALETLATWRYTFAILIPWSIGLAYFGRQLTPVDKVPGIKIDLLGVVLSASAIILISLGFNNLNYWGVLLARPAALFNLGGLSPAPVMILLGLVLGQGFFVWSQRRVASGKTPLLALQVIEGRQEQVTVLAMLIIVLLGKALTFLMPLYIEIIQGGSSFQTAVYLIPYQLSLFVAAVFIVRLYGTLSPQDIARYSFVIVAVGFVGLGVTFQNDWNNLAVIFFLIVIGIGQGSLATLLFNVLVTSSRKKFAGDVGSLRGTTNNLASALGTAIAGALMVGVLSLNVERSLIDHPTLPPELIKLVDLDTVTFISNDHLIDALKAIGTKPEHILESVRINAEARLQALRLSLFFLGGLAFMVIIPTRGLPKHIAGPEPSGHEETSESGDK; encoded by the coding sequence ATGAGCGAAGAGCCTGCTGTCATAGCAGCCGCGAAGATTGACCAGAGAGACTCATGGAAGGCGATGACGATTATTGGCCTCGGGCAGGGGCTGATGACGTTCAATGTCAGTGCACTGCCCATCTCCATGAGCGGCATTGTTGGAAGCTTCCACGTTCCACCTACCGCCGTGGGTACTGTGATTGTCGTTCACTCGTTGTGCGTCGCGGCCTTTGTCATGCTGGGCGCCAAGCTCGGGCAGATCTACGGATCGAGAACAGTGTTCCGGGTGATGAGCGCCGTCTACGCCGTCTCAATGGTGATGACGACGTTTGCTCCCAATATAGCCGTCATGCTAGCGGCCCAGGCCATCGCCGGAGTGGCAGCCGCTGCCGGCGTTCCCACGCTGGTCGTTCTGATCGCCAATAACTATAGAGGCAGGCAACAAGGCCAGGCACTCGGTTTGTTGGGCGGTATTACCGCGCTGGCAGGGATGCTGGCGTTCTTCGCAGCCGGAGCACTGGAAACCCTGGCGACATGGCGTTACACCTTCGCAATTCTCATCCCATGGTCGATTGGGCTAGCCTACTTCGGACGCCAGCTTACCCCGGTGGACAAAGTTCCCGGAATCAAGATCGATTTACTGGGCGTGGTACTCTCCGCGTCCGCCATCATCCTCATTAGTCTCGGCTTCAACAATCTCAACTACTGGGGTGTCCTTCTGGCGAGACCCGCCGCTCTGTTCAATCTCGGTGGTCTGTCGCCGGCACCGGTGATGATCCTGTTGGGCCTTGTATTGGGCCAGGGATTTTTCGTGTGGTCGCAGCGTCGCGTCGCGAGCGGAAAGACGCCTCTTCTAGCGCTTCAGGTTATCGAGGGACGCCAGGAGCAGGTGACGGTACTGGCTATGCTGATTATCGTCCTACTCGGTAAGGCACTGACTTTCCTCATGCCGCTTTACATAGAGATTATTCAAGGTGGATCGAGCTTCCAAACCGCGGTCTACCTCATTCCGTATCAGCTCTCGCTCTTCGTTGCTGCGGTGTTCATCGTCCGCTTGTATGGCACACTGTCGCCACAGGATATCGCTCGCTACTCTTTCGTCATTGTCGCCGTTGGGTTTGTAGGCTTAGGAGTGACGTTTCAGAACGACTGGAACAATCTGGCAGTCATCTTTTTTCTTATCGTGATCGGCATCGGCCAGGGTTCACTGGCGACACTCCTGTTCAACGTCCTGGTAACTTCTTCGCGGAAAAAATTCGCGGGTGACGTCGGTTCGCTGCGGGGCACTACCAATAACCTGGCCTCTGCACTAGGTACCGCAATTGCGGGCGCACTTATGGTTGGCGTTTTGAGCCTTAACGTCGAACGTAGTTTGATAGACCACCCAACCCTTCCACCGGAATTGATCAAGCTGGTGGATCTCGACACCGTGACGTTCATCAGCAACGATCATCTTATCGACGCGCTAAAAGCCATTGGAACAAAGCCCGAACACATTCTCGAATCAGTACGCATCAACGCGGAAGCGCGGCTGCAGGCGCTGCGCCTGTCGCTATTCTTTTTAGGGGGCTTGGCGTTTATGGTGATCATCCCTACCAGAGGTTTGCCCAAGCATATCGCCGGTCCCGAACCGAGCGGGCACGAAGAAACGTCAGAGTCTGGCGACAAGTGA
- a CDS encoding M13 family metallopeptidase produces MEASNVKDGRFVFLPKIASVYSTLVSPCHLIGQIADSVSYYAKTRNIAMRVAFAPLFAVLLAGANAFAQQSSVAKPLQAMPYSPSLDVSSLDKSVDPCTDFYKFACGGWMKNNPVPADQARWDVYSKLANDNQQFLWGILEADAKGSDRTPLQQKIGDYFAACMDTAAIDKRGAAPLAPELAAIDKLSDRKALIAYLGPLNRHTRGTFFFNSGSTQDPGDSNQVIADIAAGGLGLPDRDYYLKTDAKSEETRQKYLAYVAQILELAGVPAAQAKQDAATVMRIETALAKASLTRVERRDPYKQYHKMTVAELSARSPVVSWPDYLAAQGVPNVTTLNLSQPEFQKAVDAILMNEPLDALKAYLRFHVVTAAAPSLSSPFETANFDFYSRYMRGTQQMPPRWKRCVRQVDRALGEALGQEFVRRTFSPETKQKTVVMTDQIEQAMQGEIEQLNWMSPATKAEALRKLHAVRNKIGYPDKWRDYSSLTIKPDDYYGNAVRAADFENTRDWAKVGKPVDRNEWDMTPPTVNAYYNPQMNDVNFPAGVLQPPLYDAKLDDAPNYGNTGSTIGHELTHGFDDEGRQFDAQGNLKDWWTKDDAKGFEDRINCLRDQFATYVVVDDIHINSKLTSGEDVADLGGTLIAYIAWKKATAGADLKPEEGFTPDQRFFIGFAQWACENTREANSRLQALTDPHSPGFARINGIVTNMPQFATAFGCKAGQRMVKAQVCKVW; encoded by the coding sequence GTGGAAGCCTCGAATGTCAAGGATGGTCGCTTCGTCTTTCTTCCCAAGATCGCCTCCGTTTACAGCACATTGGTATCACCTTGTCACCTAATCGGCCAAATCGCCGATTCGGTGAGCTACTATGCGAAGACGAGGAATATTGCGATGCGAGTTGCCTTCGCCCCCCTTTTTGCCGTTCTTCTGGCTGGCGCAAACGCGTTTGCCCAGCAGTCGTCTGTAGCTAAGCCCCTGCAGGCCATGCCTTACTCGCCGAGTCTCGATGTGAGCTCGCTTGATAAGTCTGTCGACCCTTGTACGGACTTTTACAAGTTTGCCTGCGGCGGGTGGATGAAGAATAATCCCGTTCCTGCCGATCAGGCTCGGTGGGACGTTTATAGCAAGCTGGCCAATGACAACCAGCAGTTTCTGTGGGGGATTCTGGAGGCTGACGCGAAGGGGAGTGATCGTACGCCACTCCAGCAGAAGATCGGCGACTACTTTGCGGCTTGCATGGATACGGCTGCCATCGATAAGCGCGGGGCCGCTCCGCTGGCTCCGGAGTTGGCGGCGATTGACAAGCTTTCTGACCGCAAGGCGCTGATTGCGTATCTTGGGCCGCTGAATCGGCATACGCGGGGGACGTTTTTCTTTAATTCCGGCTCGACGCAGGATCCGGGGGATTCGAACCAGGTGATTGCGGATATCGCTGCTGGCGGGCTTGGTCTGCCTGATCGCGACTACTACCTGAAGACCGATGCCAAGAGCGAGGAGACGCGGCAGAAGTATTTAGCCTATGTTGCGCAGATTCTGGAGTTGGCTGGGGTTCCGGCTGCGCAGGCAAAACAGGATGCGGCTACCGTTATGCGCATTGAGACGGCGCTGGCGAAAGCTTCGCTGACGCGTGTGGAACGGCGCGATCCGTATAAGCAGTACCACAAGATGACTGTGGCTGAGCTTTCGGCTCGCAGCCCGGTTGTTTCGTGGCCGGATTATCTGGCGGCGCAGGGTGTTCCGAATGTGACGACGCTGAATCTTTCGCAGCCGGAGTTTCAGAAAGCTGTCGATGCCATTCTTATGAATGAGCCACTGGATGCGCTTAAGGCTTATCTGCGCTTTCATGTTGTGACGGCGGCTGCTCCTTCGCTTTCTTCCCCGTTTGAGACGGCGAATTTTGATTTTTACAGCCGCTACATGCGTGGGACGCAGCAGATGCCTCCGCGATGGAAGCGGTGCGTGCGGCAGGTTGATCGTGCGCTGGGTGAGGCGTTAGGGCAGGAGTTTGTGCGGCGTACTTTTTCGCCAGAGACGAAGCAGAAGACTGTCGTGATGACGGACCAGATCGAGCAGGCGATGCAGGGCGAGATCGAGCAGCTTAACTGGATGAGTCCGGCGACGAAAGCCGAGGCGTTGCGGAAGCTGCATGCGGTGCGGAACAAGATTGGATATCCGGATAAGTGGCGGGATTACTCGTCGCTGACCATTAAGCCTGATGATTATTATGGCAATGCGGTGCGTGCGGCGGATTTTGAGAATACTCGGGACTGGGCCAAGGTTGGCAAGCCGGTGGATCGTAATGAGTGGGATATGACTCCGCCTACGGTGAATGCTTATTACAATCCACAGATGAATGACGTTAATTTTCCAGCTGGCGTGTTGCAGCCGCCGTTGTATGACGCGAAGCTGGACGATGCGCCTAACTATGGGAATACTGGCTCAACGATTGGGCATGAGCTTACGCATGGTTTCGACGATGAGGGAAGGCAGTTCGATGCTCAGGGCAACCTGAAGGACTGGTGGACGAAGGACGATGCGAAGGGGTTTGAGGACCGCATCAACTGCCTCCGCGATCAGTTCGCTACGTATGTTGTGGTCGATGACATTCATATCAACAGCAAGCTGACTAGCGGCGAGGATGTGGCTGATCTTGGCGGGACGCTAATTGCTTACATTGCGTGGAAGAAGGCTACGGCCGGGGCTGACTTGAAGCCGGAGGAGGGCTTTACGCCTGACCAGAGATTTTTTATCGGCTTTGCCCAGTGGGCGTGCGAGAACACTCGTGAGGCAAACAGCAGGCTGCAGGCGCTTACCGATCCGCATTCGCCGGGGTTTGCGCGGATCAATGGCATTGTGACCAACATGCCGCAGTTCGCGACGGCATTTGGGTGCAAGGCTGGACAGCGGATGGTAAAAGCGCAAGTATGTAAGGTCTGGTAG
- a CDS encoding response regulator transcription factor, with amino-acid sequence MTEGTVHVIDDDLSVRCAVERLLRSHGRQVRTYPSAREFLGQQLDSDPACVVLDLQMPEMSGLDLQQVLTRAHESMSIVFISGHANIPDSVRAMKAGAVDFLTKPFDASQLLAAVDAALARSRQACVRLDTLGRDRAVFETLTLREREVCVRVAQGMLNKQIGGEFGTAEKTIKVQRGRVMQKLGAQSVTDIVRLVERLRACGHLPSL; translated from the coding sequence ATGACAGAAGGTACAGTTCACGTTATCGACGACGACTTGAGTGTTCGTTGTGCGGTGGAGCGACTTCTTCGCTCGCACGGTAGACAGGTCCGAACCTATCCTTCCGCTCGAGAGTTCCTGGGGCAGCAACTCGATTCCGACCCAGCATGTGTCGTCCTCGATCTTCAGATGCCTGAGATGAGCGGACTCGATTTGCAGCAAGTGCTAACGCGAGCACATGAAAGCATGTCGATTGTTTTCATCAGTGGTCACGCTAATATCCCCGACTCTGTTCGCGCCATGAAAGCGGGCGCTGTCGACTTTCTCACGAAGCCCTTCGATGCGAGTCAACTGCTTGCTGCCGTGGATGCAGCGCTCGCCAGGTCGCGACAAGCCTGTGTTCGTCTCGATACGCTCGGCCGCGATCGCGCGGTCTTCGAAACCTTGACTCTGAGAGAGCGGGAGGTATGTGTGCGCGTGGCGCAAGGCATGCTGAACAAGCAAATTGGCGGTGAATTCGGTACGGCAGAAAAGACGATCAAGGTGCAGCGTGGCAGGGTCATGCAGAAGCTAGGTGCACAGTCTGTTACTGACATCGTCCGACTAGTTGAACGCTTGCGCGCTTGCGGCCATCTGCCGTCGTTGTAA
- a CDS encoding DUF481 domain-containing protein, with amino-acid sequence MPEVYGSTRLKTDVVYMKNGDKITCEIRSLEQGQLTIKQEYANSTVALDWEKVDRIETQQPFVVADTRGNAFNGILSEKTDQSFLTIVGSTTGKISHDEVVSIQQTGETFVRRLKGSIDLGLDFAQSNSQKNLTLQSDLTYQATRQFFAVTSSSQFTSQQETNNTSETTVKSEYFHQLRKSNWYGGGIANFLSSSEQQISLRSTFGGALAIRPVYTNKTNLSLIGALAYTSEKDASNATSTASTQALDSAVAVQFSTFRFDSTNFATTVWIYPSLTSPGRVRMTINQDVYYKFYKDFYVRASFYSNYDNRPVVGAPSNNLGASSTVGWSFR; translated from the coding sequence ATGCCCGAAGTGTACGGGTCCACTCGCTTGAAGACCGATGTTGTCTACATGAAAAATGGAGACAAAATCACGTGTGAGATCCGTTCGCTCGAGCAAGGACAATTGACGATCAAACAGGAATATGCCAATTCCACAGTGGCCCTTGATTGGGAGAAAGTTGATCGAATCGAGACGCAGCAGCCATTCGTGGTAGCTGACACCCGAGGCAATGCCTTCAACGGAATTCTCTCAGAGAAAACTGATCAGAGTTTCCTTACCATCGTTGGAAGCACCACGGGCAAAATCTCACACGATGAGGTGGTCAGTATTCAGCAGACAGGAGAGACTTTTGTTCGACGACTGAAGGGATCGATCGACCTGGGGCTTGACTTTGCTCAATCGAACTCCCAAAAGAACCTGACACTACAGTCCGATCTCACCTACCAGGCCACGAGACAGTTCTTTGCAGTCACATCCAGTTCTCAGTTCACAAGTCAACAGGAGACCAACAATACCAGTGAAACGACGGTCAAGAGTGAGTATTTTCACCAGCTTCGCAAGTCAAACTGGTACGGAGGAGGAATCGCAAACTTTCTTTCAAGCTCGGAGCAGCAGATCAGTTTACGTTCTACATTCGGGGGAGCCCTTGCGATCCGGCCTGTTTACACGAACAAGACGAATCTTTCGCTCATTGGTGCTCTCGCCTATACCTCTGAGAAAGATGCATCGAATGCCACATCGACAGCAAGTACTCAGGCGCTCGACTCTGCTGTTGCGGTCCAATTTTCAACGTTCCGGTTCGACTCAACAAACTTTGCTACAACTGTGTGGATTTATCCGAGCCTGACTTCCCCAGGTCGGGTACGTATGACCATAAATCAGGACGTATATTACAAGTTCTACAAAGATTTCTATGTTCGTGCGAGCTTCTACAGTAACTACGATAACCGCCCCGTAGTAGGAGCTCCTTCGAATAACCTGGGTGCATCTTCGACAGTCGGATGGTCTTTTCGGTAA
- a CDS encoding LemA family protein, whose protein sequence is MKSLWVVLGVVGLLILVLLFAGGSYISTKNTLVQKNEAINQAYSQVSVVQQRRLDLIPNLVASVKGYVAEESTILTNIANARAGILAAGSDRASSINANSKMDVALGPFFRLQEQYPNLKGNDQFMRLQDELAGTENRIAVERQRYNKTLEDYNVFVRQFPNSIWAGIAGFHYRDEYFKGNPENSVAPKVDFSK, encoded by the coding sequence ATGAAATCTTTATGGGTTGTACTTGGTGTTGTCGGTCTTCTTATACTGGTGCTTTTATTTGCCGGTGGCAGCTACATCAGCACAAAGAACACGCTGGTGCAGAAGAATGAGGCCATCAATCAGGCGTACTCGCAGGTCAGCGTGGTGCAGCAACGGCGTCTGGACCTGATTCCGAACCTGGTTGCGTCGGTGAAGGGATACGTAGCGGAAGAGTCGACCATTTTGACCAACATTGCCAATGCGCGTGCTGGCATTTTGGCTGCGGGGTCCGACCGTGCGAGCAGTATCAACGCCAATTCCAAGATGGACGTTGCTCTGGGACCGTTCTTTCGGCTGCAGGAGCAATATCCGAACCTGAAGGGGAACGATCAGTTCATGCGCCTGCAGGATGAGCTGGCCGGAACGGAAAACCGCATCGCTGTGGAACGCCAGAGATACAACAAGACGCTGGAGGATTACAACGTCTTCGTGCGGCAATTCCCGAATAGCATATGGGCTGGGATTGCGGGCTTCCACTATCGCGACGAGTACTTCAAGGGCAATCCGGAGAACAGTGTGGCTCCGAAGGTTGATTTTTCGAAGTAG
- a CDS encoding STAS domain-containing protein codes for MSMKVSTRQVDGVTILDLSGRITLGEGSVTIRDAVRDVLAKGSNKILLNLGDINYIDSSGIGELVSAFTTVKNSGGELKLLNLTKKVHDLLQITKLYTVFDVKDDEASAISSFTK; via the coding sequence ATGAGCATGAAAGTATCTACTCGCCAAGTGGACGGCGTTACCATTCTGGATCTTAGCGGACGCATCACCCTCGGCGAAGGCAGCGTAACGATTCGCGACGCCGTTCGCGACGTGCTGGCCAAGGGCTCCAACAAGATTCTGCTTAACCTCGGCGATATCAATTACATCGACAGCTCAGGCATCGGCGAGCTGGTCAGCGCCTTCACCACGGTGAAGAACAGCGGCGGCGAGCTGAAGCTGCTCAACCTGACCAAAAAGGTCCATGACCTCCTCCAGATCACCAAGCTGTACACCGTCTTCGACGTGAAGGACGACGAGGCTTCCGCAATCTCCTCTTTCACCAAGTAA